From a region of the Geothrix sp. 21YS21S-2 genome:
- a CDS encoding chemotaxis protein CheW, with the protein MSQFATFRVGERLFGLDILGVREIIRVFNITAVPRADTHIRGLINLRGQIVTILDLSVRLGHEPAPIRDSSHIVILKHAANTIQVNGHSQGGTSDLMGLLVDAIGDVVEAEAALAEAPPANLTDAEERFLSGVLKTDAGLLVLLNVQELLSSG; encoded by the coding sequence ATGAGCCAGTTCGCCACCTTCCGCGTCGGAGAGCGCCTGTTCGGCCTGGACATCCTCGGGGTCCGGGAGATCATCCGGGTCTTCAACATCACCGCCGTGCCCCGCGCTGACACCCACATCCGGGGCCTCATCAACCTGCGGGGCCAGATCGTCACCATCCTCGACCTGTCGGTGCGGCTGGGCCACGAGCCCGCGCCCATCCGGGACTCCAGCCACATCGTCATCCTCAAGCACGCCGCCAACACCATCCAGGTCAACGGCCACTCCCAGGGCGGCACCTCCGACCTCATGGGCCTCCTGGTGGACGCCATCGGCGACGTGGTGGAGGCCGAGGCCGCCCTGGCCGAGGCGCCCCCCGCCAACCTCACCGACGCGGAGGAGCGCTTCCTCTCCGGGGTCCTGAAGACCGACGCGGGACTGCTGGTGCTGCTCAACGTCCAGGAACTCCTTTCCAGCGGCTAA
- a CDS encoding chemotaxis protein CheA, which produces MASLADESIIADFVAESREHLSTIEPDLLAMEDLGSKVSQEVINRVFRAIHSLKGGAGFFAFEALKRLSHAMESVLMLVRDGKLHPTPELMDSLFTGVDRLRAMLDDIHASDSVPYAKELAGLEAILSGQGVNLSETVKGREKGTKRDFDLDAEGVRSALRRGMNLYRAIAYLHHDIKDQGLAPLQFLNNAMSVGTCLDAFIDIEVIADLEHCLEQDLPVTLLFASVLEPDLAALALKLPVEQVKVLEVKALKEMLKAKTKAAKPSEAAPPPPPPPPVEEAQPEAEAVPEDKPEARGPAAKEGGNETLRVRVDLLTNLMNLAGELVLGRNQLVRAISEYKGEIPGLGAILQNVNQVTTEMQEGIMQTRMQPIGTVFSRFPRIIRDMSRQLGKQIEVHIEGAEVELDKSIVEMLVDPLTHIIRNCADHAIEGPAERKKAKKNPTGAIHLHAFHEGGQINIAVHDDGRGIDSKKVLEKALAKGLVTKAQAAEMTEREIVHLVFAPGFSTAETVSDISGRGVGMDVVRTNVEKLGGHVEVETEVGMGTTVRLRLPLTLAIIPSMIVGVADHRFAIPQVNVVEFVWVKASEVVQRIEQVQGALVLRLRDKLLPLVRLADVLGIQRVFTHPATGEELPDRRTSIADRRAEASAEDAEAFTREGDRRADWRSDHNIIVLRVGKNQYGVIVDELYDIEEIVVKPLSSFIQGTKCFSGATILGDGRVIMILDAGGLSTAALLHFSDLQAEELRRAEEEKRNAALKASRRRSVILFEGARGERFAVPQDHVLRLERILRSKIELIGEREYIEYRGEGLPLLRLDQHLEVRPLAKDLEELFLVIPKIPGQNSTARPPAGILISEILDALDVEVELKKVEFEGPGLLGSAVVQNHLTLFLDPVNLLRAAGLMGGDAA; this is translated from the coding sequence ATGGCCAGCCTGGCTGATGAAAGCATCATCGCCGATTTCGTGGCCGAGAGCAGGGAGCACCTCAGCACCATCGAGCCCGACCTCCTGGCCATGGAAGACCTGGGATCCAAGGTCTCCCAGGAGGTCATCAACCGGGTCTTCCGGGCCATCCACAGCCTCAAGGGCGGCGCGGGATTCTTCGCCTTCGAGGCCCTCAAGCGCCTCAGCCACGCCATGGAGAGCGTGCTGATGCTCGTGCGGGACGGCAAGCTCCATCCCACCCCCGAGCTCATGGACAGCCTGTTCACGGGCGTGGACCGGCTGCGGGCCATGCTCGACGACATCCACGCCAGCGACAGCGTTCCCTACGCCAAGGAGCTCGCCGGCCTGGAGGCCATCCTCAGCGGCCAGGGCGTGAACCTGTCCGAGACGGTCAAGGGGCGGGAGAAGGGCACCAAGCGGGACTTCGACCTGGACGCCGAGGGGGTCCGCTCCGCCCTGCGCCGGGGCATGAACCTCTACCGGGCCATCGCCTACCTTCACCATGACATCAAGGACCAGGGCCTGGCCCCCCTGCAGTTCCTCAACAACGCCATGTCGGTGGGCACCTGCCTGGACGCCTTCATCGACATCGAGGTCATCGCGGACCTGGAGCACTGCCTGGAGCAGGACCTGCCCGTGACCCTCCTCTTCGCCAGCGTCCTGGAACCGGATCTGGCCGCCCTGGCCCTGAAGCTCCCCGTGGAGCAGGTCAAGGTGCTGGAGGTCAAGGCCCTCAAGGAGATGCTCAAGGCCAAGACCAAGGCGGCCAAGCCCTCCGAGGCCGCTCCCCCCCCGCCCCCGCCGCCCCCCGTGGAGGAGGCCCAGCCCGAGGCCGAGGCCGTCCCCGAGGACAAGCCCGAGGCCCGGGGGCCCGCGGCCAAGGAAGGCGGCAACGAGACCCTCCGCGTCCGCGTCGACCTGCTCACGAACCTCATGAACCTCGCCGGCGAGCTGGTGCTGGGCCGCAACCAGCTGGTGCGCGCCATCTCCGAGTACAAGGGCGAGATCCCCGGCCTGGGCGCGATCCTGCAGAACGTGAACCAGGTGACCACCGAGATGCAGGAAGGCATCATGCAGACGCGCATGCAGCCCATCGGGACGGTCTTCAGCCGCTTCCCCCGCATCATCCGGGACATGAGCCGGCAGCTCGGCAAGCAGATCGAGGTGCATATCGAGGGCGCCGAGGTGGAGCTGGACAAGTCCATCGTCGAGATGCTGGTGGACCCCCTCACCCATATCATCCGCAACTGCGCCGACCACGCCATCGAGGGCCCGGCGGAGCGCAAGAAGGCCAAGAAGAACCCCACCGGGGCCATCCACCTCCACGCCTTCCACGAGGGCGGCCAGATCAACATCGCCGTCCACGACGACGGCCGGGGCATCGATTCGAAGAAGGTCCTGGAGAAGGCCCTGGCCAAGGGCCTGGTCACCAAGGCCCAGGCCGCCGAGATGACGGAGCGGGAGATCGTCCACCTGGTCTTCGCGCCGGGCTTCTCCACGGCCGAGACCGTGTCGGACATCTCCGGCCGGGGCGTGGGCATGGACGTGGTCCGCACCAACGTCGAGAAGCTGGGCGGCCACGTGGAGGTGGAGACGGAGGTGGGCATGGGCACCACCGTCCGGTTGCGCCTGCCGCTGACGCTCGCGATCATCCCTTCCATGATCGTGGGGGTCGCCGACCACCGCTTCGCCATCCCGCAGGTCAACGTCGTCGAGTTCGTGTGGGTCAAGGCCTCCGAAGTGGTCCAGCGCATCGAGCAGGTGCAGGGCGCCCTCGTCCTCCGCCTGCGGGACAAGCTCCTGCCCCTGGTGCGCCTCGCGGACGTGCTGGGCATCCAGCGGGTGTTCACCCATCCGGCGACCGGCGAGGAGCTCCCGGACCGCCGCACCTCCATCGCCGACCGCCGCGCAGAAGCGTCCGCCGAGGATGCCGAGGCCTTCACCCGGGAAGGTGACCGCAGGGCCGATTGGCGCAGCGACCACAACATCATCGTGCTGCGGGTGGGCAAGAACCAGTACGGCGTCATCGTCGACGAGCTCTACGACATCGAGGAGATCGTCGTCAAGCCTCTGTCCAGCTTCATCCAGGGCACCAAGTGCTTCTCCGGGGCCACCATCCTGGGCGACGGCCGCGTGATCATGATCCTGGACGCCGGCGGCCTCTCCACCGCCGCCCTGCTCCACTTCTCCGACCTCCAGGCCGAGGAGCTGCGCCGGGCCGAGGAGGAGAAGCGCAACGCGGCCCTCAAGGCCTCCCGCCGCCGGTCCGTCATCCTCTTCGAGGGGGCCAGGGGAGAGCGGTTCGCCGTGCCCCAGGACCACGTGCTCCGGCTGGAGCGGATCCTCCGGAGCAAGATCGAGCTCATCGGGGAGCGCGAGTACATCGAATACCGCGGAGAGGGCCTGCCCCTCCTGCGCCTGGACCAGCACCTGGAGGTGCGGCCGCTGGCGAAGGACCTGGAGGAGCTCTTCCTGGTCATCCCCAAGATCCCCGGCCAGAACTCCACGGCCCGGCCCCCGGCGGGCATCCTCATCTCCGAGATCCTGGACGCGCTGGACGTCGAGGTCGAGCTCAAGAAGGTCGAGTTCGAGGGCCCGGGCCTCCTGGGTTCCGCGGTCGTCCAGAACCACCTGACCCTCTTCCTGGACCCGGTGAACCTGCTCCGGGCCGCGGGCCTCATGGGAGGTGACGCCGCATGA
- a CDS encoding STAS domain-containing protein: MPANNPSPTDSSTLRIPSGGNLVASTVEARRKAAMEALAAPCTEAVLDLSESEVVDSLGITLILGLFKTCQQRKIGFRVEGANADLMRVFKLFSLPKLFPIKER; the protein is encoded by the coding sequence ATGCCAGCGAACAACCCCAGCCCCACCGATTCCAGCACCCTCAGGATCCCCTCCGGCGGGAACCTGGTGGCCAGCACCGTGGAAGCCCGGCGCAAGGCCGCCATGGAGGCGCTGGCGGCCCCCTGCACGGAGGCGGTCCTGGACCTTTCCGAGTCGGAGGTCGTGGACTCCCTGGGCATCACCCTCATCCTCGGCCTGTTCAAGACCTGCCAGCAGCGGAAGATCGGTTTCCGGGTGGAGGGGGCCAACGCGGACCTGATGCGCGTGTTCAAGCTGTTCAGCCTCCCCAAGCTGTTCCCCATCAAGGAGAGATAG